AAATACAGAAATTAGTCAATCTTCTAGGAAGGAATATTATccttataaatatataactattGATGTAAGCCAAATATTNNNNNNNNNNNNNNNNNNNNNNNNNNNNNNNNNNNNNNNNNNNNNNNNNNNNNNNNNNNNNNNNNNNNNNNNNNNNNNNNNNNNNNNNNNNNNNNNNNNNATCAACTGCCTTTCTGTgacttaaaacaattaaaaatgggAGAGACAGATATTCCAAACCTGTAACCCTTGGTTAAACTTAAGAATTTAGACTTTGACCAGTAAAATGGGCTACAAAATTATTAAGTCCCACTCCAAgatgagaaatcatataattcattaagggaagaaaaaaagcaacaaaaataaaatttgtgaaggaagagaaatagaagtCTAAATGAAAATACCTAGCATTTTGGGAAATTAAGTTAAATGATAACATAGAAAATTACAGATACAATGTCTAGATTTCTGGGTAGTGAAAAATTACAAAGCAATATCATTGTGCTTTATCCCTTActggaaacaggaaaaaatatgtGTACAAACTTACTTATTTGAAGTTTCTCTTTCAGAATCTCATTCATTTGAACATTTTTCCCATTTgcaacattatctatgttgtatgaCTCATATTCAGAACcattttagattttttccttcattctgagCTCACTCTCACTCATCACCAAAATATCtcctttattcttgtttttttaattttttaatcttctctACTGTCTTCCCCTGTCCTATTTTGtacttttctgtctttttcctgTCCTCTCCTCTACTtgcaatttctcttttctcctctaaaaCAAGAGACCATcatatctctccttttcctcattcAACTTCTATGAATATCTCACAAAATTTGAATTGATTTgacttttcaataaataataatttcataactgaattatagttattttaataattttggtTTAGCCCTATAATTTAATTAGCTTAAATAGATTCCAATGTGATTTCAATTCCTCTAAAGTAGATAGTCTACCTTGGAGTTGGGTGGACCCCTGAGAGGTTGTGATTATACCAGGGTCATAAAGTATCAGACTTGAGTGATGAATCCCAGATGGTGTGATTTTGAGGCTGACCTTTTTTACAACAGTAAACATGgtatttcatcaaagaaatgttTAACTAAATTAAATGAGCTTTActtgtattcatttatttaaaactttcaaCTCATTAGCTATGTCCCTCTTATTGCACAATTGTGTTTTTCaggatttattttcaaattcctttcagCTTTAACGAGGATGATCTTTGACAGAAATCAGAGTGCTCCAgttattttcattctcttgggATTCTCTGATTACCCAGACTTGCAGATTCctctttttctggttttcttggtCATCTATGAAATCTCTGTGATTGGGAATCTTGGAATGATTGCAATTATTACTATAAACCCCAAACTACAGACTCCTATGTATTTCTTCCTTAAACATTTGTCCTTTGTGGATTTCTGTTACTCCTCTTCTGTCACCCCAAAGCTGCTGGAAAACTTAACTGCAACAGATAAGACAATATCTCTGCCTATGTGCTTCACACAGTTCTTCTTCCTTGCTGGCTGTGCTTTGACAGATATATTCATTTTGGCCGTTATGGCTTATGATCGTTTTGTGGCCATTTGCAATCCCCTTTTATATATGGTTATCATGTCGCAGAAACATTGTACCCTATTGGTGGTTACAGCATATGTCTGGGGCATTGTCTTCTCTCTTGTCTATGTCATCTCACTCCTTCTATTATCTTTTTGTGGATCTAACATCATTGATAATTTTGTCTGTGAGTATTCTGGCATACTCTCTGCCTCCTGCTATGATAAGCATGTTAGTGAACTGATCCTTTTTGTCGTTGCAAATTTTAATATGTTAGGCACACTCATGTTCATATGCTCTTCTTATGTTGTAATTTTTGCAACTCTCATGAAGAAGAATTCAGCTAGGGTGCAACAAAAAGCCATCTCCACTTGTGCCTCTCATCTGACAGCTGTTGGAATCTTCTATGGAACGGTCCTTTTCCTCTATTGTATCCCCAATACTAAAAGCTCCTGGTTCACCATCAAAGTGGGCTCAGTTTTCTATACAGTGCTCATCCCCATGCTGAACCCCTTAATATACAGTCTGAGGAACAATGATGTGAAGGAAACAATCAGGAAGCTACTAGCTAAAAAATGATTTCTCATTAAATTATTACTGTCATCAACATAATCGTCAACATCAACATCACTatccccatcatcatcatcttcttcatcatcatcactactatcatcaacatcatcattaccagatcaaaaattataacaaaaattaaataagaatatatgtactttttaaaaatattcttctagaATTGATGGTTTCAGATCTTGTAATATATTATCAGCTGTTGTTTAGACTTTTTGCTTCTTTCATTTGTCACACTCCTGTAAATTCATGACTCCATAAGACAagatatgaaaactgaaaaaaataactcagcAAATTCCCTCATTCTTTACTATGTTAAG
The Macrotis lagotis isolate mMagLag1 chromosome 3, bilby.v1.9.chrom.fasta, whole genome shotgun sequence genome window above contains:
- the LOC141516942 gene encoding olfactory receptor 5D18-like, whose protein sequence is MIFDRNQSAPVIFILLGFSDYPDLQIPLFLVFLVIYEISVIGNLGMIAIITINPKLQTPMYFFLKHLSFVDFCYSSSVTPKLLENLTATDKTISLPMCFTQFFFLAGCALTDIFILAVMAYDRFVAICNPLLYMVIMSQKHCTLLVVTAYVWGIVFSLVYVISLLLLSFCGSNIIDNFVCEYSGILSASCYDKHVSELILFVVANFNMLGTLMFICSSYVVIFATLMKKNSARVQQKAISTCASHLTAVGIFYGTVLFLYCIPNTKSSWFTIKVGSVFYTVLIPMLNPLIYSLRNNDVKETIRKLLAKK